The nucleotide window CGGTCATTCAAAAGACGTTTCGAAAGCGCCACATTCAGGTCGGTACGTGTTTGCTGAGTTCCCGTACTAAAGTCATCCTGCGAAGTAAGGTCAAATGCCACATCCACTCCTTTAATAAGATCTGAAGCCAGGTTGTTCAGCTGCTGTGTTAATAACCTGCTTACACTCTGGCGGGCCAGCATTTCGGGAGACGCACCTCCGGCAAGGCTTTCAAAAGGATTTTCGGATATAAACCTGTTTAGCGCCAATACTGCAAAAACCTGTTTATTAAGTTCGCTGGGGTTGGAGTTTACCTGCATTAACCGGGCGTTTACAATACCATCTATAGCGTTTCTTTCATTTTCAGGCAAGGCAATTTCGAAGTTGATCTTAGGTTTCAACAACTGTTCTGTCATCTTCAGATAAACCATAAATGGTAATTTTTGCCGGGCCCTGGTTTGTGTGGATTGATCTAACCCGGACAGCTGGTCCGCAATTAAATCAATAGGGGCGGTATTAACATTGTATACCGCGGTAAGATCCACATTGGCTTCCGTAGGTGCGCCGGTCCATTGTATATAGCTCCCCTGTTGTAATTCAAATTTTCTTTTCGCCAGTCCTCCAATAGAAAGATTGTAGTTGCCGCCCGAAACAAGATAGCGTCCCGTCATGGCTATTTTACCGCTGGGGTCCATTGTTAAGTTCAGTTCTGCTTCGCCCTTCACCAGCAAGGCATCGCCGTTTGCAGGATCCACTACAACAGTAATTTCGGCTTCCTTCTCTGTTATCAGGTCCATCGAAACATTTAGCCCTTTTAATTTGGATCTGGTTAAGCTGTCCACGTCCAACGCTTCCCTGCCGTTATTCGGCGGTGCATCCATATCTACAAATTCCACAACACCCTCCTGGCTTACGATATCCGGATCACTGTCGGGGATCGCAAAGAAAAAGCGCGTGTCCTTATTGATTCTTAAAGATCCCGTTACTTCAGGTTTGTTTAAATCGCCTCCTACATTGGCATTCAGGGTTAAAAAAACTTTACCATAGAAAAGCTCATTGTCTTGCGACGTGGAGTTGAGCGCCATAAAGTTATTAGCACGCAATTTCAGATCGAACCCGAAATCCTGGTAGTTGGTTGTTTTAATTAAACCATTAACTGTAAATGCCTGGTTGGCAGAATCTCTCAAGGTAAAGTTGTTAAACCTGATGCCATTGGATACGAAAGAAATGTTTTCATCATTTAACCTGAAATAAGAATTCAGCTGTGCTACGTTTAAGCCTGCATTCTTAAATGCTAAATTGCCTAATACTTTTGGGGCCGTTAAAGGTCCTTTTGCCGTCAACTGTCCAGTTAACGTACCCGAGCCATTTTTTATCTGGCCGCTGCTGAGACTTTCAATAAATTTTAGGTCAAAGCGATTGATGCTAACTGTCATATCCAGCGAACCTTTGTCGGAGGTATAATAATAGCCTCCTACTTTTACATCATGTACACCAGTTAAGGCAACATCTACTTTAAATGCATCTTTGGTATAATTGTCTGCCAGGATTTTTACATCACCCAACTGATCTTTCTGGTAACGCAATTTGTTGATCGTAAGGTCAGCTTCAAAAGCCGGAGAATCCTGTATATTTTTTACATCAACCGTTCCGTTAAGTGTACCCCCTACCAAAGCAGTGTCCTGTTCTGCATAACGGGTTAATGTTTCCAGCATAAAGTTTTGGAAGTTCACCTTAACAGGAGAATTGGCCGCTGTTGAAGCGCTGTTAACAGATAGTGATTGCCCGTTGTTACTGATACTGAAATTTCTGACGTATATGCCGGCTTCTCCGTATTGAATCAAATTATCCTGCGCTACCTGCCATCTGTCGTAATTCAACAGTAGTTTCTGGGGATCTAATGAAAACTGGTAGGTTTGATTGTCCGCTTTAAAGTTTCCACCGATCATATATTTGTCCTGGTTTTTACTATCGCGTAAAAACACGTTCACCCCAAGTATATTGTTGGCCGCTGCCCCATTGATAGATGAATTGTATAATTTAACTGCCGGACTCTCCACACTTTTTATATCAAGGGTATAGGCGAGTTTCGAGCTGTCGTTAATATTGCTGACGTTAAGCGTAGTATTCTTTACATCAAAGCTATCGTATACTATATGAGGGAAACTGGCATTGACGAGCAGACTGTCTGCCTCTGTATCTAAAATGCCGTTTAAAGAAGAAGGGGCAAATGTATACAGGGAGGGAACAAACTCTTTCAATAATTTAGAATTGTGTATCATTATATTAAATCGCATCTTCTGCGGATCGGTTTTCTTCACCGGGGCAAAAGCATAATACTTATGTATTTCATTGGTAAATGCCTGTCCGATTTGCGTGAGTTGGTATTTGCCGCTTAAATCTGCATTAACGATGTCAGATATTAATGTCAGGTTGTTTTCTGTTGCCGTGGATAAAGCGTTAAGGTAAATAGTATCCAGGTTGATAATACGTCCATCCATTGCTACCTGTAGGCTGGCAACATTAGCGGTTCCGTTCAGGTAGTCGGGGTCAACTGTGGGGAAATCGAGCGTGGTAAGTCCTGCAATTTTAAATTCGGAAGTAGCAAAATTTAGCTTTTGCAGGTCAATATTTTTTAGATCTATCGTGCCTTTTAAGGATGGATATTTACCAGCTATATTGACATTGGTATTAATGTCAAAATGAGCATTGGAATCAGGACTGCTGGCTTGCAATTGCAATGCCTGTTTGGCGTATCTGCCATCCAGTTGAATATCGCGGTAATTATACTTGTTGTAGTAAGCACTGTAAATGGTCCCCTTAACGGAAGCATTAGCTGTTTGAGCCGAAGTTCCAGTTCCTGCCACATCCAGGAAAAGACTTATCGTTCCAACATCGGTTCTTTTCAACAGGCGACCTACGTTAAACTGGTTGAGTTCAACAATAGCTTTATACGATGGGTTTTTCGAAGAACCACCCATTGCTGCATTCACTTTTGCCGAGCCCATATCCGTACGTACACTCAGGTTCGTAGCAAATTTGCTGATGCTGCCTGCAAATTTACCATTGGCCGCAATCTGGTTAGGCAATTCAATACTGGTAGGTAAGGTCCCTTTGGGGAGCAATGCATTCAGGTCAGATCTGGAAGTGGTAAACTTTGCAATGTTGATATTAAAAAGGGTATTGTCTACTTTAGGTAAACCCTTAATGGTTCCTTTAATATCAATATTAGTGTTTTTTAGCCCGCTTAACTGTAGCTGATTAATATCAATATCATTCAACCTGCCTCTAATAAGCGCTGCCAGGTTTAATTGTTGATTACGGTAAGTGGCCGGAACGGAGGATACAAAATAAGCGGCATCTGCCAAACCTAAAACCGATTTGCGAAACTGGATGTTCATGTCCACGCGCTCGGGATGTTTACTCAGATCATCCTGCGACGTATAAGTGACCAGCGAATTATTGTCAATGTAAGTATGGGGCGTTTTAACCAGCAGGTCTTCAACACTGATCTGTTTGTCGTCATAGATTATTTTACCTCTTAAATCATTTAATACAAAACCACTGGTGTCGGCCAGTTTACCACCGTTAACAGTAGCTTTAATACCTGCACTATCAATTGCAATGTTTTCACCACTGATACCCAGATTTTTTATATTCAGGTGGTTGAAATCCATTACTCCGTTCTCTCGGGGCGCAGCGAGGTTATCGTACTTAATATGATTGTTAGATAGAATGATCCTGTTGAGATAAAGGCTGAATGAAGATTCCTGTGCACTGTCTGCTGCCTCTTCAATTGCCGCTTCATTCGATGGGGTAGGCCGGTATGCAAAGTCAATAACAGAGTTGCTTAGTTCCCCGTTACTGGTTTGGTACCTGCCATGTGTAAGGTCGATAAGCAGGTCGTTAAAGTTGAAAGTTTTTAGTAAGGCAAAGGCTCTGGTGTCAGAGAGCCGGTCGTCATATTTTAAATCGATGTCGCTAAAAGCAAAGTTTTTCACCTCTATCAGTGGTAAACGTCCTCCTGATTCTTTTTCCGTGCTGTCAATAGCCGCATCTGCTTTTTGTTGCAGCACAGTTAAAGGTTTGTTCTGGAAGTACTGCAGCCGGGTATTGGCTAGTTCGAGCTTATCCAGCACATAATGCATTTGTTCCAGGTCAAACTTGTCTACTCTTGCACTTAACCTACCTAGCGAAACACCGGCATCGTTTCCTACTACATCATCCCTGAACTTAATGCGGATATCGTTAAAAGTGATTTTGTCTAATTTCAATTGAAGAGGCGCCGTCGAGTCTTTAGGCGTTTCCGGTTCTTTTTCAGCTGATACAAAAGCGTCTACGAGAAACTGGTAGTTAAAACTGGTATCCGGATTAACCCTGGTAAGATTGGCATTGACATTATCCAGCTCAATATTACTAACAGCAATGCGACTCCGGATCAGGCCGATCATATCCAATTGAACAGCCAATCTACCTGCATATAATAAAGTGTCTTTTTTCAGATCCTGTACATAAAATTGGTCTAGTTGTAAGCCGGTGGGAAAATTAATTCTTATCCGTTCCAGGCTGATCTCGGTTCCTGTCTTGGTTTTTAAATAGGATACAACTTTATCTTTTACGAAATTCTGGACAGCAGGTATAGTTAGCGAAATAGCTACCAGTATAACAAGCATGATAACGCTCGCAATAACCCACAATATAATCTTCAGAACCTTACGTGCTACGCTACTCAAAAAAAATAGTTTTTCAATATGAAAAATAAAGGATACATCTTATTGTCGCTCAACAGGGACATTATAAGATTATCATTTACACAAAAGTATAATTTATACAAATTGCGTGCTACTTTTCCTGGTGTGGCAAATTTTACACAGTGCACCCTGTTTTTTAGAATATTAAGTATAAATCAGGCAGTTGGCTTGGTTTTGGTACTAGTTCAGGCGTCCATTAGCAATGTAAAAATTAAAGATATGCCTTATATAACCAATACAAAAAGTTCAGGCGAAGTAGCTATATTTTATGAAGATCATGGAGCGGGGAAACCTGTGATATTAATTCATGGGTGGCCGCTAAGTCACCGCTCCTGGGACGGGCAGGTAACGGCATTGGTGGCGGCAGGCTATAGAGTGATTGCCTATGATAGAAGGGGTTTTGGCCGGTCTGGTACAGAATGGAACCGGTATGACTATGATACGTTGGCTTCCGACCTCCATGCATTGATAACCGGGCTGAATTTAAGTGATGTGGTCTTAGTGGGTTTCTCAATGGGAGGAGGGGAAGTGGTTCGTTACCTTACTAATTATGGTACGGAGCGTATTTCGAAGGTTGCTTTGATTGCCTCCATAATTCCACTGGTCCCTCAAAAAGAAGATAATCCTGATGGGGTTCCTCAGGAAGAGCTGGATAAAATTACAGATGCTTTGGAAACAGACCGCCTTGCATTTCTTAAGGATTTTCATAAGAATTTCTATAATTATAGTATGCTGAAGAAAGATGTAAGTGAAGCAAGATTAGACGCTGATTTTATTGTGGCTTCAGGGGCGTCTGAAAACGCTACACAGAAAGCGGCTGAAGCCTGGGCCACTACTGATTTCAGGCCCGAACTTAAAAATGTAACAGTACCCACATTAATTGTGCACGGTGATTCGGATAATATTGTACCTATCAAAACTTCAGCTGAGCAGGCCGCTAAAGGCATTATTAATAATGAGTATCATATAATTGAAGGGGCTCCTCACGGTTTAAACGCAACCCATGCTTTTGAACTAAATAGCCTCTTATTAAACTTCTTAAATAAATAATTTTTCTAACCTCAAATAAATGATCATGGAAGATAATAATGGCAGAGCATTTACAATAGAAGCCAAAGTGGGTGGCAAAATGCAACAGGTGCAGGTTGCTGCTTCAGAAACCACAGATGGGGCAGCTTTTTACATTTGCCGGGTAGCAGATGATGAAATTACCCAGGTAAGAAAAGACGAGCAGGTGTGGAAACAAATATGGGGCGAACTGGATGAAGCTGATGTGAAGTCAATCGGAGCGGCAATAGAGGGTGCTGTATTAGAGGAGTAATTAAAAAATGATGCATGGAAACAGGAAATACTAATATACAGGTGGAGATACTTAACGATCTCATCCAGATCAACAACGACAGGATCGCCGGGTATGAAAAAGCCATCGATGGACTTGAGGAAGAGGGTAACGAAGATCTGAAGCGTCTATTTCGTCACCTGATCAATAACAGTCTCGATTATAATGAAACCCTTGAGCGACAAATTGGCTTGCTGGATGGGGAACCTGCTTTGGGAACCTCAGGTGCCGGCAAGCTATACAGGGCATGGATGGATTTCAAGGCGCTTGTAACCGGAGGCGATCGCGCGGCTATTCTCGGAAGTTGCATAACGGGTGAGGAAACAGCGATCCGGGCGTATAAAGAGGCTATAGGTGACGGACAGTTGACTCCCGGCCTGGAGCAATTGTTAAACCTGCAGCTTGCTGAGCTCCGGCAGTCGTATCAGGAAATAAACGCCTTGAAAGAGGTGCTTGAATAATAACCCCTTAAACCTTTTATATGAAAAAATTATCGTTATTCTCAATGGCCATTTTGGCTTCGTTTATGTTGCAAAGCTGCGAATTGGTAGAAGGCATTTTTAAGGCCGGGATGTGGTGGGCCTTTTTTCTGGTAGCATTGGTGGTTATCGGACTGTTTTGGCTGCTACGCAGAAAATAGCCGGTTTTTGAAATATGGCAAGCAATTTGCAATAATTAATAAGATAGTAACACCGCTTAATCATCCTAAAACTGCGGTGTTGCTATCAGCTAACTTAAAAATGCGGTAGCTGTTGTAAACAATTTTAAAATAATATATATATATGAGAGACGCTTTCACCAACAACTCCAGAAACTTCGGCAGTAGTGACGCTGCAAGTGCCTTTCCTATCAGGTTCACCGGAGATGCAATTCAATACTTATCCGCATCAATGTCCATTAATCTTAACGACTGGAAGTGGCATGAAGAAGAGATCAACGGTCAGAAACATTGTATAATTACAGACCGGTTGTTATCAGATATGTGATAGTGCTCTTATTGGGCCAGTCAGCAAAATGTAATGCTGAATGGAAGTGCGGTTGCAATATTGTTGTAACCGCTTTTTTGCATTTTGAACTATCTTTTAAAGCGATAATAGTAAGATAGTTCGTTGGGCTTATCAGCAAGCATATCTTTTATAATTTGTCTGCCCTGTATGGAAAAGGTAATGCCGTTTCCTCCGAAGCCCAAAACGAACAAAGCATTTTCGAAATCGGGATGGGGACCTATATAGGGTAAACCATCTTTAGTAGATCCGAAAAGACCGGCCCACATAATATCTTCTATGAAATGAATGCCGGGCATCAGCTCCAGCAGCTGCTTCATCAATTCTTTCGATTTCTTTTCCTTGTTTTCTTGCATATAAGTAGCAGAAGTAAACCTGCTGTCGCCGCCACCTACCAGCAGGCGTCCATCATCCGTAGTGCGCATGTATAAATAAGGTGTGCGCGTGTTCCAGAGCAATATATTATTCACTTCTTTGTTGATCTTTATTTTCTCCTCGCTAACACAGGCATAAGTGCTGTGGAGGTCTGCAATACGCTCGTCGAACATATTCACTGTTTCGTACCCCGTACAATAAATTATTTTCTTTGCCTTTACGCGGCATCCATTTTCAAGAGAAATAGTGACGCCCCTATTTTTATGATCGATTTTTTTGATGTCTACCTGGTCGTACACTAGGAGGCCGCGCCGGGTATTGATGCTGATCAGCTCGTGAGCCAGTTTGTAGGCGTCCACACTGGCGGCTACTGATGATAAAATGCCGCCAAAGGACTGTAAGCCATATTTCCTTTTTATTGCCGATGCAGTTAGCCATTTAACGCCTAGCTTATTTTGGTCTCTTGCTTCAAACTCTTTGTATAAGTGTGGGCTGGCAGCTTTGGTGTGAGCCAGGTATAGCGACTGTTTTTTCCGGAAGCCGCAATTGATCTTTTCTTTACTGATCAACTCTTCTAATTCCCTTATCGCTGCTATTCCTGCCTTATAACATTTTACTGCAGCATCAGTACCAATCTTATCTTCCAGTTTATATAAAGGTACATCAATTTCATATTGAAGCATAGAAGTAGTAGCTGACGTACTTCCCAGCGCGATATCATTTTTATCGATCAGGATCGTTTTATAACCTTCCCTTACCAGCATGTCTGCAATCAGGGCGCCGGTGATACCGCCGCCTAATACCACGATGTCGGTAGACAGGTTTTGTTGTACAGAAGGGTAGGTATAAATAAGCCCGTTTTTCAGGAGCCAGAAAGACTCATAAGTTCGTAATCGCATATATGATTTAAATTGTGCTAATAATTAAACAATTATCAATCCAGATTTTTATATAATTGTTATTGGTTTTCAGGAACGATATTTGAAAAGATTAAGCAAAGCAATCATTTGAGCCTCCTGCAATTTACAAACAAAGGAATTTATTGTCAGCAAGGGAACTTCTATATCGATCCCTGGCAGCCGGTAGATTATGCACTGATCACACATGCACATGGTGATCATGCCCGGTGGGGTAGTATGCATTACCTGGCTCACGAGGTATCCAAACCCATCATGCTGGCCAGGTTGGGCGCCGATATCAGTATTGAAACCTTACCTTATGGAACCACTAAAATGATCAATGGCGTTAAAGTGAGCCTGCATCCGGCGGGTCATATTGTAGGTTCGGCCCAGATAAGAATGGAATATAACGGCTTTGTAAGTGTGATATCCGGTGACTACAAAGTGGAGAATGATCATATTTCCACACCTTTGGAAATTGTAAAATGCAATGAGTTCGTAACAGAAAGTACGTTCGGATTGCCTATCTATAACTGGCTCAGCCAGCAGCAGATATTTAACAATATCAAAAACTGGATATCCGGAAATCAGCGCAACCAGCGTACCAGTATTTTTATTGCCTACAGTTTAGGTAAGGCGCAGCGACTGATGAAAGGCCTGGAAGGTATTGCACCTATATTGGTTCATCGTTCAATAGACCGGTTGAATAGAGCTATTGAAAGTGCGGGGATACAACTGCCGAAAACCAGCTTATGGTATGCGGACATGCCAAAGGTTGATGTACAGGGAAATATTGTGATACTGCCTCCTTCACTTTTAGGTACCAATGTTATCAAAAGAATTCCTAATGGTGCCATTGCTATTTGTTCGGGTTGGATGCAGGTGCGTGGCAGCAGGCGATGGCAGAGTGCTGATGCAGGCTTTGCTGTAAGCGATCATGCCGATTGGCGGGGTTTGCTGAACACGATTAAAGCTACCGGAGCGGAGCAGGTATTTGTTACCCATGGCTATACTGCAACCTTTTCAAAGTATTTGAATGAGATCGGTATTAGTGCTAAAGAAGTAATAACCCAATATGGTAATGATGAAGAAGCAGAGGTCACAGGCCCTGAAACAAAAGAGGAGGGTAGGTGATGAAAAATTTTGCAGCACTGATACAATCCCTGGAGATCAGCAACAAAACCAATGATAAGATTGATGCGATTGTTGACTACCTGAAAATAGCTCCCGATAATGATAAGCTATGGCTAATTGCTTTATTTACAGCCAGGCGACCCAAGCGTCCCGTAAAGTCAACATTGATTCGCGAGTGGGCGCTGGAAATTTCAGGATTGCCGGAATGGCTGTTCCTGGAATGTTACAGCAATGTGGGCGACCTGGGAGAAACCATTAGTTTGATATTGCCCCAACCACAAAGCCGCATTGACAAAACGATTTCGCAATGGATGCGCGAGCTGTTGGAACTGGGTACAAAAACAGATGAAGAAAAGAAAGCTTATGTTTTGGAAGCTTGGAATGGACTGGACTATAACCAGCGGTTTATTTTTAATAAGCTGATCGGAGGTGGTTTCAGGATCGGGGTATCTTATAAACTTTTGGTTAATGCACTTTCGAAGTTTAGTGGCACCGATGAAAGTACCATGATGCATAGTATTATGGGCAAATGGGATCCGCTGGAAACGGAGTTTGAGGACTTGATCGGTGGCGTGCATGTTAACGCAGACAATTCAAAGCCTTACCCTTTTTGCCTCGCTTATCCCATTGATAAGCCGGTGGAAGAATTGGGCAACCCTGAAGACTGGCAGGCCGAATGGAAATGGGATGGCATTCGCGGCCAGATCATCAAACGGAATAACGAATTTTTTGTATGGAGCCGGGGAGAGGAGTTAGTAACAGAACAGTTTCCTGAATTACAGTTGCTGGCTCCCCATTTACCGGATGGCACTGTAATAGATGGTGAGATATTGGCGGTAAAGGACGGGCAGGTACTTAATTTTAACCAACTGCAAAAAAGATTGAACCGTAAGACCATCTCTAAAAAATTGCTGGAGGACATACCGGCAGGATTTTATGCCTATGATCTTTTAGAACACGTGGGAGAAGACATTCGTGAAAAAGTATTTGCTGAGCGCAGGCAGTTACTGGAAGAAGTAATGGAAAAAATACCTTTTGGATATGTATTATTGTCCCCGGTGGTGAGTTTTGATCAATGGGGGCAGCTGGCCGCTATACGTGAGGAAGCCAGGGATGTGAATAGTGAAGGTATTATGCTAAAGGCCAGAAACTCGATATACCATTCAGGTCGTAAAAAGGGCGATTGGTGGAAATGGAAGATCAATCCCCTGTCGATAGATGCCGTATTGATCTATGGACAGAAAGGTAGTGGCCGCCGCAGCGCTTTCTATACGGATTATACATTTGCGATCAGGTCGGGTGATCAGCTGGTTACAATTGCTAAAGCATACTCCGGTCTTACGGATAAGGAAATTAAAGAGGTAGATAAGTTTATAAAAGCGAATTCTCTGGAAAAATTTGGCCCGGTACGAACGGTAAAGCCAGAACTGGTTTTTGAAATAGGATTTGAAGGCATTGCTGAAAGTAATCGCCACAAGTCGGGTGTGGCCCTTCGATTTCCCCGTATTCTTAGGTGGCGTAAAGACAAAAAAGTGGATGAGATCAATACGATTGATGATCTGAAAGAAATGTTGACGAAATATGGTTAGGGTGAATGTAATGCGAATTTTGAGTCTTGTTTGGATATAACCTCTCCGATCATCTTGTCGCCGCTTCGAATGAAAAATCTTC belongs to Niabella yanshanensis and includes:
- a CDS encoding translocation/assembly module TamB domain-containing protein produces the protein MSSVARKVLKIILWVIASVIMLVILVAISLTIPAVQNFVKDKVVSYLKTKTGTEISLERIRINFPTGLQLDQFYVQDLKKDTLLYAGRLAVQLDMIGLIRSRIAVSNIELDNVNANLTRVNPDTSFNYQFLVDAFVSAEKEPETPKDSTAPLQLKLDKITFNDIRIKFRDDVVGNDAGVSLGRLSARVDKFDLEQMHYVLDKLELANTRLQYFQNKPLTVLQQKADAAIDSTEKESGGRLPLIEVKNFAFSDIDLKYDDRLSDTRAFALLKTFNFNDLLIDLTHGRYQTSNGELSNSVIDFAYRPTPSNEAAIEEAADSAQESSFSLYLNRIILSNNHIKYDNLAAPRENGVMDFNHLNIKNLGISGENIAIDSAGIKATVNGGKLADTSGFVLNDLRGKIIYDDKQISVEDLLVKTPHTYIDNNSLVTYTSQDDLSKHPERVDMNIQFRKSVLGLADAAYFVSSVPATYRNQQLNLAALIRGRLNDIDINQLQLSGLKNTNIDIKGTIKGLPKVDNTLFNINIAKFTTSRSDLNALLPKGTLPTSIELPNQIAANGKFAGSISKFATNLSVRTDMGSAKVNAAMGGSSKNPSYKAIVELNQFNVGRLLKRTDVGTISLFLDVAGTGTSAQTANASVKGTIYSAYYNKYNYRDIQLDGRYAKQALQLQASSPDSNAHFDINTNVNIAGKYPSLKGTIDLKNIDLQKLNFATSEFKIAGLTTLDFPTVDPDYLNGTANVASLQVAMDGRIINLDTIYLNALSTATENNLTLISDIVNADLSGKYQLTQIGQAFTNEIHKYYAFAPVKKTDPQKMRFNIMIHNSKLLKEFVPSLYTFAPSSLNGILDTEADSLLVNASFPHIVYDSFDVKNTTLNVSNINDSSKLAYTLDIKSVESPAVKLYNSSINGAAANNILGVNVFLRDSKNQDKYMIGGNFKADNQTYQFSLDPQKLLLNYDRWQVAQDNLIQYGEAGIYVRNFSISNNGQSLSVNSASTAANSPVKVNFQNFMLETLTRYAEQDTALVGGTLNGTVDVKNIQDSPAFEADLTINKLRYQKDQLGDVKILADNYTKDAFKVDVALTGVHDVKVGGYYYTSDKGSLDMTVSINRFDLKFIESLSSGQIKNGSGTLTGQLTAKGPLTAPKVLGNLAFKNAGLNVAQLNSYFRLNDENISFVSNGIRFNNFTLRDSANQAFTVNGLIKTTNYQDFGFDLKLRANNFMALNSTSQDNELFYGKVFLTLNANVGGDLNKPEVTGSLRINKDTRFFFAIPDSDPDIVSQEGVVEFVDMDAPPNNGREALDVDSLTRSKLKGLNVSMDLITEKEAEITVVVDPANGDALLVKGEAELNLTMDPSGKIAMTGRYLVSGGNYNLSIGGLAKRKFELQQGSYIQWTGAPTEANVDLTAVYNVNTAPIDLIADQLSGLDQSTQTRARQKLPFMVYLKMTEQLLKPKINFEIALPENERNAIDGIVNARLMQVNSNPSELNKQVFAVLALNRFISENPFESLAGGASPEMLARQSVSRLLTQQLNNLASDLIKGVDVAFDLTSQDDFSTGTQQTRTDLNVALSKRLLNDRLTITVGSDFALEGARTQNNNGANIAGNVNIEYALSRDGRYRLRAYRRNQSTLVVEGQIIETGLGFVMVVDYNRFNEIFRSFKSEEKLRKEREARRQQREQQQQQP
- a CDS encoding alpha/beta fold hydrolase gives rise to the protein MPYITNTKSSGEVAIFYEDHGAGKPVILIHGWPLSHRSWDGQVTALVAAGYRVIAYDRRGFGRSGTEWNRYDYDTLASDLHALITGLNLSDVVLVGFSMGGGEVVRYLTNYGTERISKVALIASIIPLVPQKEDNPDGVPQEELDKITDALETDRLAFLKDFHKNFYNYSMLKKDVSEARLDADFIVASGASENATQKAAEAWATTDFRPELKNVTVPTLIVHGDSDNIVPIKTSAEQAAKGIINNEYHIIEGAPHGLNATHAFELNSLLLNFLNK
- a CDS encoding PA2169 family four-helix-bundle protein — encoded protein: METGNTNIQVEILNDLIQINNDRIAGYEKAIDGLEEEGNEDLKRLFRHLINNSLDYNETLERQIGLLDGEPALGTSGAGKLYRAWMDFKALVTGGDRAAILGSCITGEETAIRAYKEAIGDGQLTPGLEQLLNLQLAELRQSYQEINALKEVLE
- a CDS encoding phosphatidate cytidylyltransferase → MKKLSLFSMAILASFMLQSCELVEGIFKAGMWWAFFLVALVVIGLFWLLRRK
- a CDS encoding NAD(P)/FAD-dependent oxidoreductase, producing MRLRTYESFWLLKNGLIYTYPSVQQNLSTDIVVLGGGITGALIADMLVREGYKTILIDKNDIALGSTSATTSMLQYEIDVPLYKLEDKIGTDAAVKCYKAGIAAIRELEELISKEKINCGFRKKQSLYLAHTKAASPHLYKEFEARDQNKLGVKWLTASAIKRKYGLQSFGGILSSVAASVDAYKLAHELISINTRRGLLVYDQVDIKKIDHKNRGVTISLENGCRVKAKKIIYCTGYETVNMFDERIADLHSTYACVSEEKIKINKEVNNILLWNTRTPYLYMRTTDDGRLLVGGGDSRFTSATYMQENKEKKSKELMKQLLELMPGIHFIEDIMWAGLFGSTKDGLPYIGPHPDFENALFVLGFGGNGITFSIQGRQIIKDMLADKPNELSYYYRFKR
- a CDS encoding ligase-associated DNA damage response exonuclease gives rise to the protein MSLLQFTNKGIYCQQGNFYIDPWQPVDYALITHAHGDHARWGSMHYLAHEVSKPIMLARLGADISIETLPYGTTKMINGVKVSLHPAGHIVGSAQIRMEYNGFVSVISGDYKVENDHISTPLEIVKCNEFVTESTFGLPIYNWLSQQQIFNNIKNWISGNQRNQRTSIFIAYSLGKAQRLMKGLEGIAPILVHRSIDRLNRAIESAGIQLPKTSLWYADMPKVDVQGNIVILPPSLLGTNVIKRIPNGAIAICSGWMQVRGSRRWQSADAGFAVSDHADWRGLLNTIKATGAEQVFVTHGYTATFSKYLNEIGISAKEVITQYGNDEEAEVTGPETKEEGR
- a CDS encoding ATP-dependent DNA ligase, which encodes MKNFAALIQSLEISNKTNDKIDAIVDYLKIAPDNDKLWLIALFTARRPKRPVKSTLIREWALEISGLPEWLFLECYSNVGDLGETISLILPQPQSRIDKTISQWMRELLELGTKTDEEKKAYVLEAWNGLDYNQRFIFNKLIGGGFRIGVSYKLLVNALSKFSGTDESTMMHSIMGKWDPLETEFEDLIGGVHVNADNSKPYPFCLAYPIDKPVEELGNPEDWQAEWKWDGIRGQIIKRNNEFFVWSRGEELVTEQFPELQLLAPHLPDGTVIDGEILAVKDGQVLNFNQLQKRLNRKTISKKLLEDIPAGFYAYDLLEHVGEDIREKVFAERRQLLEEVMEKIPFGYVLLSPVVSFDQWGQLAAIREEARDVNSEGIMLKARNSIYHSGRKKGDWWKWKINPLSIDAVLIYGQKGSGRRSAFYTDYTFAIRSGDQLVTIAKAYSGLTDKEIKEVDKFIKANSLEKFGPVRTVKPELVFEIGFEGIAESNRHKSGVALRFPRILRWRKDKKVDEINTIDDLKEMLTKYG